In Ochotona princeps isolate mOchPri1 chromosome 22, mOchPri1.hap1, whole genome shotgun sequence, the following are encoded in one genomic region:
- the SLC35C2 gene encoding solute carrier family 35 member C2, protein MGRWAVDVAFVWKALLTLGLVLLYYGFSIGITFYNKWLTKSFHFPLFMTMLHLAVIFLFSALSRALVQCSSHRARVVLSWADYLRRVAPTALATALDVGLSNWSFLYITVSLYTMTKSSAVLFILIFSLIFKLEELRAALVLVVLLIAGGLFMFTYKSTQFNVEGFALVLGASFIGGIRWTLTQMLLQKAELGLQNPIDTMFHLQPLMFLGLFPLFAVFEGLHLSTSEKLFRFQDTGLLLRVLGSLLLGGILAFGLGFSEFLLVSRTSSLTLSIAGIFKEVCTLLLAAHLLGDQISLVNWLGFALCLLGISLHVALKALHSRGDSGPKTPKSLGSSPDLELLLRSSPQEEEDGREEEYFVAQGQQ, encoded by the exons ATGGGGAGGTGGGCCGTGGACGTGGCCTTTGTGTGGAAGGCGCTGCTGACACTGGGCCTGGTCCTTCTGTACTACGGCTTCTCCATCGGTATCACCTTCTACAACAAATGGCTGACCAAG AGCTTCCACTTCCCCCTGTTCATGACGATGCTGCACCTGGCTGTGATCTTCCTCTTCTCCGCCCTGTCCAGGGCACTCGTTCAGTGCTCCAGCCACAGGGCGCGCGTGGTGCTAAGCTGGGCTGACTACCTCAGACGAGTGGCCCCCACGG CGCTCGCGACGGCCCTTGACGTGGGCTTGTCCAACTGGAGCTTCCTCTACATCACCGTTTCACT GTACACGATGACCAAATCCTCCGCTGTCCTCTTCATCTTGATCTTCTCTCTGATCTTCAAGCTGGAGGAGCTG CGCGCAGCTCtggtcctggtggtcctgctcaTCGCTGGTGGCCTCTTCATGTTCACCTACAAATCCACGCAGTTCAATGTGGAGGGCTTTGCCCTGGTGCTGGGGGCTTCGTTCATCGGTGGCATCCGCTGGACCctcacacagatgctgctgcagAAGGCTGAGCTTG GCCTCCAGAACCCCATTGACACCATGTTCCACCTGCAGCCGCTCATGTTTCTGGGCCTCTTCCCTCTCTTTGCCGTGTTTGAAG gtctccatttGTCCACGTCTGAGAAACTCTTCCGTTTCCAGGACACGGGGCTGCTGCTGCGGGTGCTCGGCAGCCTCTTGCTGGGCGGGATTCTCGCCTTTGGTCTGGGCTTCTCTGAGTTCCTGCTGGTCTCCAGGACCTCCAGCCTCACCCTCTCCATTGCCGGCATCTTCAAG GAAGTCTGCACTCTGCTGCTGGCTGCTCATCTGCTGGGTGATCAGATTAGCCTGGTGAACTGGCTGGGCTTTGCCCTCTGCCTCCTCGGAATATCCCTGCACGTGGCCCTCAAAGCCCTGCACTCCCGAG GTGACAGTGGCCCCAAGACCCCGAAAAGCCTGGGCTCCAGCCCCGACCtggagctgctgcttcggagCAGCCcacaggaggaagaggatggcCGGGAGGAGGAGTACTTCGTGGCACAAGGACAGCAGTGA